A genomic window from Gemmatimonadaceae bacterium includes:
- a CDS encoding isoprenylcysteine carboxylmethyltransferase family protein, with translation MAHVTGLFWRALAAFLILPATIGLVIPWLLAPPGVPIHATGIFILIAGSLLLLSCVREFYVAGRGTLAPWAPPRQVVTSGPYRFSRNPMYIGVVLVLVGWAIAFQSATLGIYAACITIAFHLRVLTYEEPWLMRTHEREWLAYRARVPRWLGWRAMRRIKDSERTT, from the coding sequence ATGGCACACGTAACGGGTCTGTTCTGGCGCGCCCTTGCCGCGTTTCTGATTCTTCCCGCGACAATCGGCTTGGTCATCCCCTGGCTCCTGGCGCCGCCCGGTGTGCCGATTCACGCGACCGGAATTTTCATCCTGATCGCGGGATCACTCTTGCTGCTCTCGTGCGTCCGCGAATTTTACGTGGCGGGACGGGGCACGCTCGCGCCGTGGGCACCTCCCCGGCAGGTCGTCACGAGCGGGCCGTATCGATTCTCGAGAAACCCGATGTACATCGGCGTCGTACTCGTTCTCGTCGGCTGGGCTATCGCGTTTCAGTCTGCGACGCTAGGGATCTACGCCGCGTGCATCACCATTGCGTTTCATTTGCGCGTGCTGACCTACGAGGAGCCGTGGCTCATGCGAACGCACGAGCGCGAGTGGCTCGCGTATCGCGCTCGGGTGCCGCGATGGTTGGGATGGCGAGCCATGCGACGCATTAAAGATTCTGAACGAACGACATGA
- a CDS encoding Nif3-like dinuclear metal center hexameric protein codes for MTALTQIVHALDEFFDVPNSGADPAFSRFLPAVYGAAPRPWTSWVESAFATHFNGLMLRGDETVRTVFLAAFPSEHVLDALLDRAESGDLLFVHHPIDLKSGDPRGTWGNFFQPIADETLAALQAKRVSIYSCHAPLDYHPTLNTSGSIARALGATVTGHFFPYGSGHAGVIASMPSTPVELLQERLRHLFGVPYLDAAGARTADIERLAIVAGSGDRVDEMQNAERLGAQAYVTGEIHSRIDTEYGRRKFAAVEGFAESTRMALFGVSHAASEFLVMDREIQPWFTERFDVATVPLREEHWWR; via the coding sequence ATGACCGCACTCACGCAGATCGTCCATGCGCTCGATGAATTCTTCGACGTTCCGAATTCGGGCGCCGATCCCGCGTTCTCGCGCTTCCTGCCCGCGGTCTATGGAGCGGCGCCGCGTCCCTGGACCTCGTGGGTCGAATCCGCATTCGCCACACACTTCAATGGCCTGATGCTGCGCGGTGATGAGACCGTCCGCACCGTGTTCCTCGCCGCGTTTCCCAGCGAGCACGTCCTCGACGCACTTCTCGATCGCGCCGAGTCGGGCGACCTCCTGTTCGTGCATCATCCCATCGACTTGAAGTCGGGCGATCCGCGCGGCACCTGGGGCAACTTTTTCCAGCCAATCGCCGACGAAACACTCGCAGCCCTTCAGGCGAAGCGCGTGTCGATCTATTCGTGCCACGCGCCGCTCGACTATCACCCCACGCTCAACACGTCCGGCTCGATCGCGCGCGCACTTGGCGCCACTGTGACGGGTCATTTCTTTCCGTACGGCAGCGGTCACGCCGGCGTGATCGCGTCGATGCCGTCGACCCCTGTCGAACTTCTACAGGAACGGTTGCGACATCTGTTCGGTGTTCCGTATCTTGACGCGGCCGGCGCACGCACGGCCGATATCGAACGCCTCGCGATCGTCGCCGGTTCGGGAGACCGCGTCGACGAAATGCAAAACGCCGAACGACTCGGCGCCCAGGCCTACGTGACCGGCGAGATTCATTCACGAATCGATACCGAATACGGTCGTCGAAAGTTCGCCGCCGTCGAAGGCTTCGCCGAGTCGACGCGTATGGCGCTGTTCGGCGTGTCACACGCGGCGTCGGAGTTCCTCGTCATGGATCGTGAGATACAACCCTGGTTCACGGAACGCTTCGACGTCGCAACGGTTCCCCTGCGCGAGGAGCATTGGTGGCGATGA
- a CDS encoding MerR family transcriptional regulator, with protein sequence MSNRSGLSIGEVAERAGVATSAIRYYERVGLLRAPSRESGRRVYDEEVFESLALIALARDAGFSVAETNALMHGFDRATPAGPRWRALAGRKLEEIAERIERAERMRVLIERLMRCQCHTLGECVRSRKAAMTAAKLPIT encoded by the coding sequence ATGTCCAACCGTAGCGGGCTGTCGATCGGCGAAGTCGCGGAGCGCGCGGGTGTCGCCACGTCCGCGATTCGCTACTACGAGCGTGTCGGACTCTTACGCGCGCCGAGTCGTGAGAGTGGCCGCCGCGTGTACGACGAGGAGGTTTTCGAGTCGCTGGCGCTGATCGCCCTCGCGCGAGACGCCGGCTTCAGCGTCGCCGAGACGAACGCGCTGATGCACGGCTTCGATCGCGCGACACCGGCCGGGCCGCGCTGGCGCGCGCTCGCCGGGCGCAAGCTCGAGGAGATCGCGGAACGAATCGAGCGAGCCGAACGCATGCGCGTGCTCATCGAGCGCCTCATGCGCTGCCAATGTCACACGCTCGGCGAATGTGTGCGGTCTCGGAAGGCGGCGATGACGGCGGCAAAACTCCCGATCACTTGA
- a CDS encoding DinB family protein, giving the protein MRIRVLVFVVLASLALPSAPIGAQRRPEPPERKTAATTVADTLFAQERANFRLALDGSVRRNIVSLAEAMPADKYGFAPTVGEFSNVRTFGAQLMHLAATNFILAAAALGQAPPADAGDEAGPDTVITKRQHIAYLERSFDALDSAIDAIGDRRIPVRSSPISPFQGNTATRISLIAEAMIHGYDHYGQMVVYLRMNGLVPPASRR; this is encoded by the coding sequence ATGAGAATCAGAGTACTCGTATTCGTCGTCCTGGCGTCGCTCGCACTCCCGTCGGCGCCGATCGGTGCGCAGCGTCGGCCCGAGCCGCCCGAACGCAAGACGGCCGCGACGACGGTGGCAGATACGCTCTTCGCCCAGGAGCGGGCAAATTTCAGGCTGGCGCTCGACGGCTCGGTTCGGCGCAACATCGTTTCTCTCGCCGAGGCCATGCCGGCCGACAAATACGGCTTCGCACCGACCGTCGGGGAGTTCAGCAACGTTCGCACCTTCGGCGCGCAACTCATGCACCTTGCCGCCACGAACTTCATTCTCGCCGCGGCCGCACTCGGCCAGGCACCGCCGGCGGACGCCGGTGACGAGGCGGGGCCGGACACGGTGATCACGAAGCGCCAGCACATCGCGTATCTCGAGCGGTCGTTCGACGCGCTCGACAGTGCGATCGATGCGATCGGCGATCGGCGCATCCCCGTTCGATCATCGCCCATCTCGCCGTTTCAAGGCAACACGGCCACCCGCATCTCGCTCATCGCCGAGGCGATGATTCACGGATACGATCATTATGGGCAGATGGTGGTGTATCTTCGAATGAATGGACTCGTCCCGCCCGCCAGCCGCCGGTGA
- a CDS encoding VOC family protein — protein sequence MATVQVRYIVLDVDAAIDFYVKQLGFELKMHPAPTFAMLSLGDLRLVLSAPSAVGGGGQSMADGTQQTPGGWNRFAIQVTDISATVDRLRKAGARMRNEIVTGVGGKQAIVEDPSGNPVELFEPTADAARLEKS from the coding sequence ATGGCCACCGTTCAAGTCAGATACATCGTGCTCGACGTCGATGCCGCGATCGACTTCTACGTCAAGCAGCTCGGCTTCGAGCTCAAGATGCATCCCGCGCCGACGTTCGCGATGCTCTCGCTCGGCGATCTGCGGCTCGTCCTCAGCGCGCCAAGTGCGGTGGGCGGCGGCGGGCAGTCGATGGCGGATGGAACGCAACAGACACCCGGCGGATGGAATCGATTCGCGATTCAGGTCACCGACATCAGCGCGACCGTCGACCGGCTGCGCAAGGCCGGCGCCCGCATGCGCAATGAGATCGTCACCGGCGTCGGCGGCAAGCAAGCGATCGTCGAAGATCCATCGGGCAATCCGGTCGAGTTGTTCGAGCCGACGGCCGACGCGGCGCGGCTCGAGAAGTCGTGA
- a CDS encoding DUF1801 domain-containing protein — MTPAKKASATESESASALISKRIAELGDWRGKTLAHIRKLIKQADPAVVEEWKWMGTPVWSHDGIICTGESYKNVVKLTFLKGASLDDPARLFNSSLDGNARRAIDIHEGEAIDESAFKALVREAIALNGSAKTKTAPKTKAKKRKS; from the coding sequence ATGACACCAGCAAAAAAAGCGAGCGCGACTGAATCCGAATCAGCCTCGGCGCTCATCTCGAAACGAATCGCCGAGTTGGGCGACTGGCGCGGCAAGACGCTCGCCCACATTCGGAAGCTGATCAAACAAGCCGATCCGGCCGTCGTCGAGGAGTGGAAGTGGATGGGCACGCCGGTGTGGTCGCACGACGGGATCATCTGCACCGGTGAGTCCTATAAGAACGTCGTAAAGTTGACGTTCTTGAAGGGTGCGTCGCTCGACGATCCAGCGCGCCTGTTCAACTCGAGTCTCGACGGCAACGCGCGGCGTGCGATCGACATCCACGAAGGCGAAGCGATCGACGAGTCCGCGTTCAAGGCGCTCGTCCGCGAAGCGATCGCGCTCAATGGGTCGGCGAAGACGAAGACGGCACCGAAGACGAAAGCGAAGAAACGGAAGTCGTAG
- a CDS encoding DUF1569 domain-containing protein, which yields MATLLDPRDRAAIETRLASLTPDRERRWGRMNASQMVCHLTDAFRGALGERSSPNTPRPAGLLGRTLVKWMALYVPAPWPRGLPTPPIADQERGGTRPTTFDRDVEMLRAARDRFMHELPAIAQRPHVFFGRLSQAQWARWAYRHMDHHLRQFGV from the coding sequence ATGGCGACCTTGCTGGACCCGCGCGATCGCGCCGCGATCGAAACGCGACTCGCGAGCCTCACGCCCGATCGAGAACGGCGGTGGGGTCGAATGAATGCCTCGCAGATGGTATGTCACCTGACTGATGCATTTCGCGGCGCACTCGGCGAACGCTCGAGCCCGAACACTCCGCGACCCGCCGGACTCCTCGGACGCACGCTCGTCAAATGGATGGCGCTCTACGTGCCGGCTCCATGGCCGCGCGGACTGCCCACGCCACCGATCGCGGACCAGGAGCGCGGCGGTACCCGGCCAACGACGTTCGATCGCGATGTCGAGATGTTGCGCGCGGCGCGCGATCGATTCATGCACGAGCTGCCGGCGATCGCGCAGCGGCCGCACGTGTTTTTCGGGCGGCTGAGCCAGGCGCAGTGGGCGCGGTGGGCATATCGGCACATGGACCACCACTTGCGGCAGTTCGGGGTGTGA
- a CDS encoding GNAT family N-acetyltransferase: MLEIRDADYRSLATYGSIPAAFEVRERVDLSALDVASGAVPTLPVSTPWIKNYDAMPANDPASWSSHYDVRRWFVFAAFDAGRRVGGAIVVIDSDAVVALGGRPNYALLWDLRVAPEMRHRGVGRALLVRTERAAHDAGAFGIDVETQDINVAASRLYAAAGYRIREISKEAYLTAPDEAKLIWAKRLPAP, translated from the coding sequence GTGCTCGAGATTCGCGACGCAGACTATCGTTCGCTCGCGACGTACGGATCAATTCCGGCCGCATTCGAGGTTCGTGAGCGCGTCGACCTCTCCGCGCTCGACGTCGCATCCGGAGCCGTGCCGACGCTCCCGGTCTCGACGCCCTGGATCAAGAACTACGATGCGATGCCCGCGAACGATCCCGCGAGTTGGTCGTCGCACTACGACGTTCGACGCTGGTTCGTGTTCGCGGCGTTTGACGCGGGCCGCCGTGTCGGCGGCGCAATCGTCGTAATCGACTCGGATGCCGTCGTCGCACTCGGCGGGCGGCCGAACTACGCGCTGCTCTGGGACCTGCGTGTCGCGCCGGAAATGCGTCATCGCGGCGTTGGCCGAGCGCTGCTCGTCCGCACCGAACGCGCCGCGCATGACGCGGGAGCGTTCGGCATCGACGTCGAGACGCAGGACATCAATGTTGCTGCGTCTCGTCTCTACGCGGCGGCCGGCTATCGAATTCGAGAGATCTCGAAAGAGGCGTACCTCACTGCACCGGACGAGGCAAAGCTCATCTGGGCAAAAAGGCTTCCCGCGCCGTAA